From Halichondria panicea chromosome 12, odHalPani1.1, whole genome shotgun sequence, a single genomic window includes:
- the LOC135345417 gene encoding uncharacterized protein LOC135345417, which translates to MAELNKGYEALVSCHEMLVSEIAQDPKQMAVSLFQHRFILEDTKAKINELDRTRKDKAILLVDDIENKVKSHPEFYETFLLILGENELLYCDLVESLLQQYEKYGRIEPESKHDPLASGQRKRSLPSDVEVETLSKRPKNDVTVQVDTFEERLLKTFRSGEFEQAIEILSQAESQSIDLRDVSDADGKTLLHLACRKNWVDWYHIVYRLVEKYHCDVAAVDEDGNTLLHEAYQCGNLPCIDYLLTLPTCNPDAINKHEQTVLRMALEVNDELTVRKLLETGRVDLGQSRSYVQKLLAKNPQSQPQSHDGSAPLQGSIQVGSSSLTRSILQLAEIFIDEVVNYNPSS; encoded by the exons ATGGCCGAATTGAACAAAGGTTATGAAGCTCTTGTGAGCTGTCATGAAATGCTGGTCTCTGAAATTGCTCAAGACCCAAAGCAGATGGCTGTCTCATTATTCCAGCATCGCTTTATATTAGAAGATACGAAAGCTAAAATCAATGAGCTAGACCGAACCAGAAAAGATAAAGCGATATTGCTAGTGGACGACATTGAAAACAAAGTTAAGTCTCATCCAGAGTTCTACGAAACATTTCTACTGATTCTCGGTGAAAACGAATTACTATATTGCGACCTTGTAGAGTCACTCCTACAGCAGTATGAAAAGTATGGAAGGATTGAACCTGAGTCAAAGCATG ATCCTCTAGCCTCAGGCCAGCGCAAAAGGTCATTGCCATCAGATGTAGAAGTTGAAACTCTGTCAAAGCGTCCAAAGAATGATGTCACTGTACAAG TTGATACATTTGAAGAACGATTGCTAAAAACCTTTCGAAGTGGAGAATTTGAACAAGCTATTGAGATTCTATCCCAGGCTGAAAGTCAATCCATTGATCTGAGAGACGTGTCTGATGCAGACGGCAAAACTCTCCTTCATCTTGCATGTCGCAAAAACTGGGTAGACTGGTATCACATTGTATATAGGCTTGTCGAAAAGTACCATTGTGATGTTGCAGCAGTGGATGAAGATGGGAACACACTCCTTCATGAGGCATATCAATGCGGCAATCTTCCATGCATAGATTACCTGCTTACCTTACCAACTTGTAATCCTGATGCAATTAACAAGCACGAGCAAACAGTACTGAGAATGGCCCTGGAGGTAAATGATGAACTAACTGTAAGAAAACTTCTAGAAACTGGGCGAGTCGATCTTGGACAAAGTAGGTCATACGTTCAAAAGTTGCTTGCAAAGAATCCCCAATCACAACCACAAAGTCACGATGGCTCAGCTCCTCTTCAGGGAAGCATTCAAGTTGGATCATCATCCCTTACTCGCTCTATCCTCCAATTAGCGGAAATATTTATTGATGAAGTGGTAAACTACAATCCTTCTAGCTAA
- the LOC135345414 gene encoding uncharacterized protein LOC135345414 → MADSKLSITLNDLSAVYEATFQARAKWKQMLLALQVNNTTIETINIRCREDPDNCYLEGLSEWLKGGERNWTDVFEALSRSSVGHNDLAKVVEKRLTKPTGNTEYRLSSSSLQLATNGSDSGIMEMTNINSVKQRSSIEPTKDHTSQADTNHGEISSTGDQSLVTTHSRRCKWSWLLTIIILLVVIVVLTVVVLAVLLPVLKLELSHSDTSTPPTTGTTGFEETTFSTTDMNTTVLPASPLNINVNSIYQLPEMSAIFVSSFIKSTHDSISFSVIEKNRISRGFLIDFTVNDCQELDVDRVAVNKPISLSITRPIQHVDEGYYLNGSILTYSITPSQAIVSSSCDCPVILVIYDDQEIYTEFLNEKTGVQTGFLFKCCLNRSRLSAKIVLNKNSYLYAAWSGDLYYYCTYYHQSTHLWNFSPI, encoded by the exons ATGGCCGACTCCAAACTCTCAATAACTTTAAATGATCTTAGTGCAGTCTATGAAGCAACATTTCAAGCTAGAGCCAAATGGAAGCAGATGTTGTTAGCTCTGCAAGTTAATAATACTACTATTGAAACTATCAATATAAGATGTCGTGAAGATCCTGATAACTGCTATCTTGAGGGTCTATCAGAGTGGCTAAAAGGTGGTGAGAGAAACTGGACAGACGTGTTTGAGGCTCTCTCACGCTCTAGTGTTGGGCACAATGATCTCGCAAAGGTGGTCGAAAAACGTCTTACTAAACCTACCGGAAATACAGAGTACAGACTGAGTTCCTCTTCACTGCAGCTGGCAACTAATG GGTCTGATAGCGGCATAATGGAAATGACCAACATCAATTCAGTGAAGCAGAGAAGTTCCATTGAGCCCACCAAAG ATCACACAAGCCAAGCTGACACCAATCATGGAGAAATATCCAGCACTGGCGATCAGTCTCTAGTAACAACG CATTCAAGGCGTTGCAAATGGTCGTGGCTGTTGACGATAATAATCTTATTAGTCGTCATTGTGGTACTAACAGTGGTGGTCTTAGCAGTCTTACTGCCTGTTCTCAAACTAGAACTATCTCATTCTGATACGTCAACTCCGCCCACTACTGGTACTACTGGTTTTGAAGAGACTACATTTTCTACAACAGACATGAATACTACTGTTCTTCCTGCATCACCCCTAAACatcaatgtaaacagcatatATCAACTTCCTGAAATGTCAGCAATCTTTGTTAGCTCGTTTATCAAGAGTACCCATGACTCGATAAGTTTCAGTGTAATTGAAAAGAACCGGATTTCTCGAGGATTTCTCATTGACTTTACAGTCAACGATTGTCAAGAACTGGATGTTGACCGTGTTGCTGTGAATAAACCGATCTCCTTGAGCATAACTAGACCAATACAACACGTTGACGAAGGCTATTATTTGAATGGGTCCATTCTAACATATTCAATTACCCCATCTCAAGCTATTGTGTCCAGCTCATGTGATTGCCCAGTTATTCTAGTGATATATGATGACCAGGAAATATATACCGAGTTTCTGAATGAGAAGACTGGTGTACAAACTGGTTTTCTGTTCAAATGTTGCTTAAACCGAAGTCGGTTGTCTGCGAAGATAGTGCTCAATAAAAACTCCTATTTATACGCTGCATGGTCTGGTGATCTGTACTACTATTGTACCTACTACCATCAATCTACGCATCTCTGGAATTTCTCACCAATATAA
- the LOC135345415 gene encoding uncharacterized protein LOC135345415, with protein MTNISEVKQKSQLDITTDHENQTDTNHEEVSSIGDQSLVTMHSRRCKWSWLLTIIILLVVIVVLTVVVLAVLLPVLKLELSHSDTSTSPPPIVYTTVSESTPTVSTFHTATIDVTVAGGTTPASDLPINVNSIYQLPKVSAIFVDSFIKHTIDFLILSIFGGSWLPQGAFIDFTINDCQKLDVERTVMNKSLSLDVTGPIQHVDEGYYLDGSSLTYSITPSQDIVSSSCDCPVILVIYNDLEIYNEFLNQKTGIQTGFIVNFCFNRDELSTKIVVDKNSYLYAGLVICTTIVHTTINLRLSEISYQYNILAIAEKSLSRCTVIHHYINTCTINSLSNVYQENDELCVVALVSPRLSPLAPTCTPPNNGKQCTANFFVLVSAITLLFTV; from the exons ATGACTAACATCAGTGAGGTGAAGCAGAAAAGTCAGCTTGACATCACTACAG ATCATGAAAACCAAACTGACACCAATCACGAAGAAGTATCCAGCATTGGCGATCAATCTCTGGTGACAATG CATTCAAGGCGTTGCAAATGGTCGTGGCTGTTGACGATAATAATCCTATTGGTTGTCATTGTGGTACTAACAGTGGTGGTCTTAGCAGTCTTACTGCCTGTTCTCAAACTAGAGCTATCTCATTCTGATACGTCAACTTCACCTCCACCCATCGTATATACTACTGTTTCTGAATCGACTCCAACAGTGAGTACATTTCATACAGCTACAATAGACGTCACCGTAGCAGGTGGCACGACTCCTGCATCAGACCTACCCatcaatgtaaacagcatatATCAACTGCCTAAAGTGTCAGCAATCTTCGTTGACTCATTTATCAAACATACAATCGATTTCTTAATTTTATCTATATTCGGAGGGAGCTGGCTGCCTCAAGGGGCCTTCATTGACTTCACGATCAACGATTGTCAAAAATTGGATGTTGAACGTACAGTAATGAATAAGTCGTTGTCTTTGGATGTAACTGGACCAATACAACACGTTGACGAAGGCTATTATTTGGATGGGTCCAGTCTAACATATTCAATTACCCCATCTCAAGATATTGTGTCCAGCTCATGTGATTGCCCAGTTATTCTAGTGATATATAATGACCTGGAAATATATAACGAGTTTCTGAATCAGAAAACTGGTATACAAACTGGTTTTATCGTTAACTTTTGCTTCAATCGAGACGAGCTGTCTACAAAAATAGTGGTTGATAAAAACTCCTATTTATACGCTGGTCTGGTGATCTGTACCACTATTGTACATACTACCATCAATCTACGCCTCTCTGAAATTTCTTACCAATATAATATCCTTGCAATTGCGGAGAAATCCTTGAGCAGGTGCACCGTTATCCATCACTACATCAACACCTGTACTATAAATTCGCTCTCTAATGTGTACCAGGAAAACGATGAACTGTGTGTTGTTGCTCTGGTATCTCCGAGACTATCTCCTCTTGCTCCTACTTGTACTCCCCCTAACAACGGCAAACAGTGCACTGCTAATTTCTTTGTTTTAGTATCTGCAATAACGCTATTATTTAcagtttaa